The Neospora caninum Liverpool complete genome, chromosome X genome includes a region encoding these proteins:
- a CDS encoding putative ULK kinase yields the protein MGNTCGGARCLSGNLLLSRNEDDIRRHYKIGKILGSGSFGQVRECTKRDTGEVFAVKIIERKMTAKEQMAPGRPSNEAMIKSEVDILKDLDHPNVVQYVDFFEDRHFFYAVLELCDGGELFHEIVKRRHVTEQDASTFCKQMVGALAYLHERGIVHRDVKAENFLFKSKSSDSPIKLIDFGMSARLPPCGYLTDLCGSPHYISPELISKHYGTGVDMWAFGVMIYLMLFGRYPFEGSKPGHIAREVQHKQLDWTSKDCMHLTESCVDFLSRLLDRNYRTRLTAAQALQHPWISTCTPLKELSVIKPENLELARRLSVDSEHIGGHRVAARVNSKMAIAEKEFRKVSDAKAGAKKGEKT from the exons ATGGGAAACACGTGTGGGGGCGCTCGCTGCTTGTCTGGCAACTTGTTGCTGTCCCGAAACGAGGACGACATTCGCCGGCACTACAAGATCGGAAAGATCCTCGGTTCCGGATCTTTCGGACAAGTTCGGGAGTGCACGAAGCGCGACACAGGCGAAGTTTTCGCCGTGAAAATCATCGAACGAAAAATGACGGCGAAGGAACAGATGGCGCCAGGCAGACCCTCCAACGAGGCAATGATAAAATCCGAAGTCGACATCCTCAAAGACCTCG ACCATCCGAACGTGGTTCAGTACGTGGATTTTTTTGAGGATCGGCACTTTTTCTACGCCGTCTTGGAGCTGTGCGACGGAGGCGAGTTGTTTCACGAAATCGTCAAGAGACGCCACGTTACCGAGCAAGACGCCTCCACCTTCTGCAAACAAATGGTTGGGGCACTGGCTTACCTCCACGAACGAGGCATCGTCCATCGAGATGTAAAg GCCGAGAACTTTCTGTTCAAGAGCAAATCTTCCGATTCCCCCATCAAACTCATCGATTTCGGCATGTCCGCTCGG ctgccgccgtGTGGCTACCTCACCGACCTCTGCGGGTCGCCCCACTACATTTCGCCGGAGTTAATCAG caAGCACTACGGAACAGGTGTCGACATGTGGGCGTTTGGAGTCATGATTTACTTGATGCTCTTTGGTCGCTACCCGTTCGAAGGCTCGAAGCCTGGACACATTGCC AGAGAAGTGCAACACAAGCAGCTGGACTGGACCAGCaaggactgcatgcacctgaCGGAAAGTTGCGTGGATTTTCTCAGTCGGTTGCTCGACAGAAATTACCGAACGCGGCTGACAGCGGCGCAAG CGCTGCAGCATCCGTGGATCTCGACGTGCACGCCTCTGAAAGAGCTTTCAGTCATCAAACCGGAAAACCTCGAACTCGCTCG ccgtctctctgtcgactCTGAGCACATCGGCGGCCATCGCGTGGCTGCGCGGGTGAATTCGAAGATGGCAATCGCAGAAAAGGAATTTCGGAAGGTGAGTGACGCGAAGGCTGgggcgaaaaaaggagagaaaacatgA